From Afipia carboxidovorans OM5, one genomic window encodes:
- a CDS encoding sensor histidine kinase: MISGYSLRGTSTAMALWLPNRIIQATLLLCAAIVALTLWAALHQPWLGLGLTVSSETKSILVASTHPAGPAKGIATQSQLVSIGPVVLDPDDIVEEPDMFESYDRIDRFLQRQTELANLLRQPSVSLRIRSEAFPTAEADVLVSPARRPISDLPASFWVQLITGVGALLIGMFVLALRPADLATRLFALSGAMIALSACTAAVYSSRELAIDGGLFRMLSALNHVGSLGFGMAMIALFLIYPRRLVPHWALLIVPAIFVPWLAADIFRLVPTQTIGSQLPTSIEMLLIVVAVLVQWVINRRDPRARAALAWLGLSVIVGAGAFVSLIIAPILVESVPAIQQGYAFGFFLLIYAGLSLGVARYRLFDLSEWAFRIGFYTGGTLLLFAIDAALILLLQMQQTTSLGIALLLVGFGYLPLRGTLWSRFVANKTLADHEVFRSVIDVSLATTAPERSARWRALLEKLFDPLAIEDSKESVPDVGVRDEGVDLLLPSVADTSALIVRYPWQGRRLFSTAHQDLARELVRLLRYTEESRHAYERGSLEERNRIARDLHDDVGARLLSGLYKTELGDTHTVLRDAIADIRTIVSGLATDQPVLGQVIASLRHEAGERLSAAGIDLDWPIAANDDSDTPLDYRVYRCFVSAHREAVSNIIRHARASNVAIHVSESDGLLYTVISDDGIGIDPARATGSPNGHGLRGLIQRVNGVDGRAVIRPLPIGTTVEITIPLAPNQSAHSDSSATPNAAAHPAFKG, encoded by the coding sequence ATGATTTCTGGATATTCGCTGAGGGGGACATCGACCGCAATGGCGCTGTGGCTGCCTAACCGGATCATACAGGCCACATTGCTGCTGTGCGCCGCCATCGTTGCGCTGACGCTTTGGGCAGCGCTGCACCAGCCATGGCTCGGTCTCGGCCTCACCGTCTCTTCAGAAACCAAGTCGATCCTCGTCGCCAGCACCCACCCGGCTGGACCGGCCAAGGGCATCGCCACGCAATCACAACTCGTGTCCATCGGGCCTGTCGTTCTTGATCCGGACGACATTGTCGAAGAGCCGGACATGTTCGAGTCCTACGACCGGATCGACCGGTTTCTGCAGCGGCAAACCGAACTCGCCAATCTTCTCCGGCAGCCGAGCGTCAGCCTGCGGATCCGGAGCGAGGCTTTCCCGACCGCCGAGGCGGATGTTCTCGTCAGCCCGGCCCGCCGCCCGATCAGCGATCTTCCGGCGTCGTTCTGGGTGCAGTTGATCACCGGCGTCGGCGCGCTGCTGATCGGGATGTTCGTTCTTGCGCTGCGGCCAGCCGATCTCGCCACCCGCCTGTTCGCGCTGTCGGGCGCAATGATCGCACTCTCGGCGTGTACGGCGGCGGTTTATTCCTCGCGTGAGCTTGCGATCGACGGCGGCCTCTTCCGCATGCTGTCGGCGCTCAACCATGTCGGATCGCTCGGCTTCGGCATGGCGATGATCGCGCTGTTTCTGATCTATCCGCGCCGGCTGGTGCCGCATTGGGCGTTATTGATCGTCCCGGCTATCTTCGTCCCATGGCTTGCCGCTGACATCTTCCGGCTGGTGCCGACGCAAACCATCGGCTCGCAGCTTCCGACCTCGATCGAAATGTTGCTGATCGTGGTTGCGGTCCTCGTGCAGTGGGTCATCAACCGGCGCGACCCCCGCGCCCGCGCGGCGCTGGCCTGGCTTGGCCTCTCCGTCATCGTCGGCGCCGGTGCGTTCGTGTCGCTGATCATCGCGCCGATCCTGGTCGAATCCGTACCGGCGATCCAGCAGGGCTATGCGTTCGGCTTCTTCCTCCTGATCTATGCAGGCCTGTCGCTCGGCGTCGCCCGTTATCGCCTGTTCGACCTGTCGGAATGGGCCTTCCGCATCGGCTTCTACACCGGCGGCACGCTGTTGCTGTTCGCCATTGATGCGGCGCTGATCCTGCTCCTGCAGATGCAGCAGACGACATCGCTCGGCATTGCACTTCTGCTCGTCGGGTTCGGCTATCTGCCTCTGCGCGGCACGCTGTGGAGCCGCTTCGTCGCCAACAAGACGCTGGCGGACCATGAAGTGTTCCGCTCGGTCATCGACGTTTCGCTCGCCACCACCGCGCCGGAGCGCTCCGCACGCTGGCGCGCGCTGCTGGAGAAACTATTCGATCCGCTCGCGATCGAGGACAGCAAGGAGTCCGTGCCGGACGTCGGCGTGCGCGACGAAGGTGTCGACCTGCTGCTGCCATCGGTTGCCGATACGTCTGCGCTGATCGTGCGCTATCCCTGGCAGGGGCGGCGGCTGTTCTCCACCGCGCATCAGGACCTCGCGCGCGAACTGGTCCGCCTGCTGCGCTACACCGAGGAAAGCCGCCACGCCTATGAGCGCGGCAGTCTCGAGGAGCGCAACCGCATCGCCCGCGATCTGCACGACGATGTCGGCGCACGCCTTCTCTCCGGCCTCTACAAGACCGAACTCGGCGACACTCATACGGTGCTGCGCGACGCCATCGCCGATATCCGCACCATCGTCAGCGGCCTCGCCACCGACCAGCCAGTGCTGGGACAAGTCATCGCCTCGCTGCGCCACGAGGCCGGCGAGCGGCTGAGCGCCGCGGGCATCGATCTCGATTGGCCCATCGCCGCCAATGACGACAGCGACACGCCGCTCGACTACCGCGTCTATCGCTGCTTCGTCTCCGCGCACCGCGAGGCCGTCAGCAACATCATCCGTCATGCCCGGGCGAGCAACGTGGCGATCCATGTCAGCGAGAGCGACGGCCTGCTGTACACCGTGATTTCCGACGACGGCATCGGCATCGATCCGGCGCGGGCTACCGGAAGCCCGAACGGGCACGGCTTGCGCGGCCTCATCCAGCGGGTGAACGGCGTCGATGGCCGCGCGGTGATCCGCCCGCTGCCGATCGGCACCACCGTCGAGATCACCATCCCACTCGCGCCGAACCAGTCTGCCCATTCCGATTCCAGCGCCACCCCGAATGCCGCGGCACACCCCGCGTTCAAGGGATAG
- a CDS encoding protein-L-isoaspartate O-methyltransferase family protein, whose product MQEAKTRDGVSLFSPAELAVVRRAFGRQMLAVLGVENPAIAAAFAAVPREAFLGPPPWTAVSPVIAHHVLPDRDPVVLYQDIVVALDPARGVNNGSPSLHAKLLEALGPKSGEHVVHIGAGSGYYSAMLSELVGLSGRVTAVEFDPALADKARNNLSSYRNVTVVCGDGTRWPENEADGVYVNFAVARPADRWIEGLASGGRLVFPLGVPGPQQPHLGGRHAEHGAALRIERRAEGYAAEAITPAYFVWAEGNSDVAPDELARLRAAFEGGGLDRVRSLIWKRPAPPERCWFIGASWALGCDETL is encoded by the coding sequence GTGCAGGAGGCCAAAACCAGAGACGGCGTCTCTCTCTTTTCGCCGGCTGAGCTTGCCGTGGTGCGGCGCGCGTTTGGCCGTCAGATGCTGGCGGTGCTCGGCGTCGAGAACCCCGCCATCGCCGCAGCCTTTGCGGCCGTGCCGCGCGAGGCGTTTCTCGGGCCGCCGCCATGGACGGCGGTCTCGCCGGTTATCGCCCATCATGTGCTGCCGGACCGGGACCCGGTGGTGCTCTATCAGGATATCGTCGTGGCGCTCGATCCGGCGCGCGGCGTCAACAACGGCAGCCCGTCGCTGCACGCCAAGCTCCTCGAGGCGCTGGGGCCGAAGTCCGGCGAGCATGTCGTCCATATCGGCGCCGGTAGCGGCTATTACAGCGCGATGCTTTCCGAACTGGTTGGCCTGTCCGGTCGCGTCACTGCCGTCGAGTTCGACCCGGCGCTTGCGGACAAGGCCAGGAACAATCTCTCGTCCTATCGCAACGTGACGGTCGTCTGCGGCGACGGCACGCGCTGGCCGGAAAATGAAGCCGACGGCGTCTATGTGAATTTCGCCGTGGCACGGCCGGCCGACCGCTGGATTGAAGGGCTCGCCTCCGGTGGCCGGTTGGTGTTTCCGCTCGGCGTCCCCGGTCCGCAGCAGCCGCATCTGGGCGGTCGCCATGCCGAGCACGGAGCCGCACTGCGGATCGAGCGGCGGGCCGAGGGCTATGCGGCCGAGGCGATCACGCCGGCCTATTTCGTCTGGGCCGAAGGCAACTCTGATGTGGCCCCCGATGAACTCGCGCGATTGCGAGCGGCCTTTGAGGGCGGCGGTCTCGACCGGGTACGCAGCCTGATCTGGAAGCGTCCCGCGCCGCCGGAGCGTTGCTGGTTCATCGGCGCGTCATGGGCGCTCGGCTGTGACGAAACGCTGTGA
- a CDS encoding ABC transporter ATP-binding protein, producing MLRLQRPAILAPPPPSAPPASLLGFCRYFLAEHRTIFIWLFVCGFGVAFADALVAVFIGKMVAFVGQADRWAAWHERWPMLLALLLVIGLLRPLFIWLDLRIRNGFLIPGVTSRMRWISHWHVVRQSWSFFQSDSPGRLAHWVMQTPGALREVAEAAIRAVWYLAMYGLTSAVLLANADWRLMLPILAWFIGFALLLRRFVPQLRLRADSNADKYSRLMAELVDCYGNILTVKMFTAAATTDGPIRNAVLAHDEAQARHMASVTGFMTRLTLLNTALLLATAVIGGTLWLHDRVAAEAVAMALPLVWQAANTGGWVAWEVSGIYQNLGEIRQGMGVIAAPNAMPDNDGAAALDARRGAITFNRVTFGYGDRPPVFQNFSLNIAPGEKLGIVGRSGAGKSTLVALLLRLMDVQGGDIRIDGQDIRTVSAESLRERISVVTQDVSLFHRSIRDNILCGKPDTSDAELQAALHRARAFEFVTDVEDEDGRRGLDATVGERGGKLSGGQRQRIMLARAILKDAPIVILDEATSALDSEAELAIGQEIEALMAGKTIISIAHRLSALTRMDRILVIDDGRVVEEGTHDALLSKDGLYARLWRQQTAESQPQSETARSVNQSISVKG from the coding sequence ATGCTTCGGCTGCAGCGCCCGGCGATCCTCGCGCCGCCTCCACCATCCGCGCCGCCCGCGTCCTTGCTGGGCTTCTGCCGTTATTTCCTGGCCGAACATCGGACCATCTTCATCTGGCTGTTCGTATGCGGCTTCGGCGTCGCGTTCGCCGACGCGCTTGTTGCCGTCTTCATCGGCAAAATGGTTGCGTTCGTTGGGCAGGCGGATCGCTGGGCCGCATGGCACGAGCGGTGGCCGATGCTGCTGGCGCTGCTGCTGGTGATCGGCCTCCTCCGGCCGCTGTTCATCTGGCTCGACCTGCGCATCCGCAATGGCTTCCTGATCCCCGGCGTCACCTCGCGCATGCGCTGGATCAGTCATTGGCATGTCGTGCGCCAGAGCTGGAGCTTTTTTCAAAGCGACTCGCCGGGGCGGCTTGCGCATTGGGTGATGCAGACACCGGGCGCGCTGCGCGAGGTGGCGGAAGCTGCGATCCGCGCAGTCTGGTATCTCGCGATGTACGGGCTGACGAGCGCGGTGCTGCTCGCCAATGCCGACTGGCGGCTGATGCTGCCGATCCTCGCATGGTTCATTGGCTTTGCGTTGCTGCTGCGGCGGTTCGTGCCGCAACTGCGCCTGCGCGCCGACAGCAACGCCGACAAATATTCCCGGCTGATGGCCGAGCTTGTCGATTGCTACGGCAACATCCTGACGGTGAAGATGTTCACCGCCGCCGCGACGACCGACGGGCCGATCCGCAATGCCGTGCTCGCGCATGACGAGGCGCAGGCGCGCCACATGGCGAGCGTCACCGGCTTCATGACGCGGCTCACGCTTCTCAACACCGCGCTCCTGTTGGCGACGGCCGTGATCGGCGGCACTCTCTGGCTGCACGACCGTGTGGCCGCGGAAGCGGTGGCGATGGCGCTGCCGCTGGTGTGGCAGGCCGCGAATACCGGCGGTTGGGTTGCGTGGGAGGTGTCGGGGATCTACCAGAACCTCGGCGAAATCCGGCAGGGGATGGGCGTGATCGCTGCGCCCAATGCGATGCCGGATAACGACGGCGCGGCTGCACTCGACGCACGGCGAGGTGCGATCACGTTCAATCGCGTGACGTTCGGCTATGGCGACCGGCCGCCGGTTTTCCAGAACTTCAGTCTGAATATCGCGCCCGGCGAAAAACTTGGAATCGTCGGTCGTTCCGGCGCCGGCAAATCGACGCTGGTGGCGCTGTTGCTGCGGTTGATGGACGTGCAGGGCGGCGACATCCGCATCGACGGGCAGGATATCCGCACCGTTTCGGCGGAAAGTTTGCGCGAGCGGATCAGCGTCGTCACGCAGGACGTCTCGTTGTTTCACCGCTCGATCCGCGACAACATTCTGTGCGGCAAGCCGGATACCTCCGATGCCGAATTGCAAGCCGCGCTGCATCGTGCGCGCGCCTTCGAGTTCGTTACGGACGTCGAAGATGAAGACGGTCGCAGGGGACTCGATGCGACGGTCGGCGAGCGCGGTGGCAAGCTCTCGGGTGGTCAGCGCCAGCGCATCATGCTGGCGCGTGCGATTCTGAAAGATGCGCCAATCGTGATCCTCGACGAGGCGACGTCCGCGCTCGACAGCGAAGCCGAACTTGCGATCGGGCAGGAGATCGAGGCGCTAATGGCCGGCAAGACCATCATCAGCATCGCGCATCGGCTGTCGGCACTGACGCGGATGGACCGCATTCTGGTGATCGACGACGGTCGCGTGGTCGAAGAGGGCACGCATGACGCGCTTCTGAGCAAAGACGGGCTCTATGCCCGGCTCTGGCGCCAGCAGACCGCCGAGTCTCAGCCTCAGTCCGAGACAGCGCGGTCGGTCAATCAATCAATTTCAGTGAAGGGATGA
- a CDS encoding PqqD family protein, giving the protein MGVQLTPGTSLTTIEGKSVLFSVKTGESYGLNDMAAEMLKLCLEGGVDHAAERLAQDYNAPLEEIRNDINELARDLVQAKLVRLVS; this is encoded by the coding sequence ATGGGCGTTCAACTCACCCCAGGCACCAGCCTGACGACCATCGAGGGTAAGAGCGTTCTGTTCTCGGTGAAGACCGGCGAGTCCTACGGGCTCAACGACATGGCGGCCGAGATGTTGAAGCTTTGTCTCGAGGGTGGAGTCGATCACGCCGCCGAGCGGTTGGCGCAGGACTACAACGCGCCGCTCGAGGAAATCAGAAACGACATCAACGAACTTGCGCGCGATCTGGTGCAGGCGAAGCTGGTTCGACTGGTGTCGTAA
- a CDS encoding lasso peptide biosynthesis B2 protein, which translates to MSAALLSLSHLSTKLFGIDRTVRMFQWLGERTRVKPRPDRAPTQDIATRALHGLNGLPMRIECLDQAIAVWFSLNRHGHPAFLKIGMRLSPLSGHAWVTCGDEVFIKTPGMEDFSVVAAYDPFTTLVTTPVEPASPAPDRAQVR; encoded by the coding sequence ATGAGTGCCGCTCTCCTGTCGCTGTCGCATCTGTCAACAAAGCTGTTCGGCATCGATCGCACGGTCCGCATGTTTCAATGGCTGGGGGAGCGGACGCGGGTGAAGCCGCGGCCCGACCGCGCACCGACGCAGGACATCGCCACCCGCGCGCTCCACGGGCTGAACGGGCTCCCGATGCGGATCGAATGTCTCGACCAGGCCATCGCCGTCTGGTTCAGCCTCAACCGCCACGGCCATCCGGCCTTTCTCAAAATCGGCATGCGCCTCTCGCCTCTCTCCGGCCATGCCTGGGTCACTTGCGGCGACGAGGTGTTCATCAAGACACCCGGCATGGAAGATTTCTCCGTCGTCGCGGCTTACGATCCGTTCACGACCCTTGTTACGACACCAGTCGAACCAGCTTCGCCTGCACCAGATCGCGCGCAAGTTCGTTGA
- a CDS encoding asparagine synthase C-terminal domain-containing protein: MSNDRGGSSGTLSEAILLPCRDGLISIEGIVQRVDGEIGAAALRRLVEIVERDGPAALACAEGDFVALVQARDAVHAFKSFTSQYQIYYREADGLVANRLFAFWDAAGEWNEDYFARHVLIVPGYQFLSRETPIKNVVRVLPGELVSLRAQQIDRRQLVRRNYAYRFDPDQRREEVAEQVLHLLRDGVKTRLAARPQARICVEISGGLDSSFIACLLGEQLSGGIRGVMFSQPRLPSHAISEQYARDVADRYGIELVVLPPEDLPVGVPDAPGYSDEPSDFFWFGDIFSRAVAGLAAPNSYVFTGFGADQLFLRSPAFLPHLLRQKQYRAFRNTLPEASRLLSRGQVSIGWQCLLSQIPAELHRRLQHAWPFRGWNPWDVSDVNMERALTDDIAWLRCGKSLAAYSQERAVAEATLVGNGILCDDWGYFSAPRAVTQAHFSGKSLVDASPFCDLPLLDYVYDQISALLVHDFGARYKELLRDAQKGVVPDNLRNRQNDTFVFNSFQMAYIDATKERLESLLDEVDAAWIDVKAARLALQQLSFGMASSSTRSVTALLGYLQWRRSFLDFCAQRKASADHENADDGFFQASRAGLRNLG; this comes from the coding sequence GTGTCAAACGACCGCGGCGGTTCGTCGGGCACATTGTCGGAAGCGATCCTGTTGCCCTGCCGGGATGGGCTGATCTCGATCGAGGGCATCGTGCAGCGCGTCGATGGCGAGATCGGCGCGGCCGCGTTGCGGCGTCTTGTCGAGATCGTCGAGCGCGACGGGCCTGCGGCGCTCGCCTGCGCAGAGGGCGATTTCGTTGCGCTGGTGCAGGCGCGTGATGCCGTCCATGCGTTCAAGAGCTTCACCTCGCAATACCAGATCTACTACCGCGAAGCGGATGGGCTGGTCGCCAATCGTCTGTTCGCGTTCTGGGATGCGGCGGGAGAGTGGAACGAGGATTACTTTGCCCGTCACGTTCTGATCGTGCCGGGCTATCAGTTTCTCTCGCGCGAGACGCCAATCAAAAATGTCGTCCGGGTGCTGCCCGGCGAGCTTGTCTCGCTTCGCGCGCAACAGATCGACCGCAGGCAATTGGTGCGCCGGAATTATGCCTATCGGTTCGATCCCGATCAGCGCCGCGAGGAGGTGGCGGAGCAGGTGCTTCATCTGCTGCGCGATGGCGTCAAGACGCGGCTCGCCGCGCGGCCGCAGGCCCGCATCTGTGTCGAGATTTCCGGCGGGCTCGATTCGTCCTTCATCGCGTGCCTGCTCGGCGAACAACTCTCCGGCGGCATTCGCGGCGTGATGTTTTCGCAGCCGCGATTGCCGTCGCATGCGATCAGCGAGCAATACGCGCGCGACGTTGCGGATCGTTACGGGATCGAGCTTGTGGTGCTGCCGCCGGAGGACTTGCCGGTCGGCGTGCCTGACGCGCCGGGCTATTCCGACGAGCCGAGCGATTTCTTCTGGTTCGGCGATATTTTCTCTCGCGCGGTGGCAGGATTAGCTGCGCCGAATTCCTATGTCTTCACCGGCTTCGGTGCGGATCAATTGTTTCTGCGCTCGCCGGCGTTTCTGCCGCATCTGTTGCGGCAGAAACAATATCGTGCCTTCCGGAACACGCTGCCGGAAGCGAGCCGGCTGCTGTCGCGCGGTCAGGTCAGCATCGGCTGGCAATGCCTGCTGTCGCAGATACCCGCCGAACTGCACCGGAGGCTGCAGCACGCGTGGCCGTTCCGGGGCTGGAATCCGTGGGATGTCTCCGACGTCAACATGGAACGCGCTCTGACCGACGACATCGCCTGGCTGCGATGCGGGAAAAGCCTCGCCGCCTATTCGCAGGAAAGAGCAGTTGCGGAAGCGACACTCGTCGGCAACGGCATATTGTGCGACGACTGGGGATATTTTTCCGCACCGCGCGCCGTGACGCAGGCGCATTTCAGCGGCAAGTCGCTGGTCGATGCGTCGCCGTTCTGCGATCTGCCGTTGCTCGATTATGTTTACGATCAGATCAGCGCGTTGCTGGTTCACGATTTCGGCGCGCGCTACAAGGAGCTGCTGCGCGATGCGCAGAAGGGTGTCGTGCCGGACAATCTGCGCAATCGCCAGAACGATACGTTTGTCTTCAACTCGTTCCAGATGGCTTATATCGATGCGACGAAGGAGCGGCTTGAAAGTCTGCTCGACGAGGTCGATGCCGCGTGGATCGATGTCAAAGCCGCGCGGCTCGCGCTTCAGCAATTGTCGTTCGGCATGGCCTCGAGCTCGACGCGCTCGGTGACGGCGCTGCTCGGCTATCTGCAGTGGCGGCGGTCGTTTCTCGATTTCTGCGCGCAGCGAAAAGCGAGCGCGGACCATGAAAACGCGGATGACGGGTTCTTTCAGGCCAGCAGGGCAGGGTTGCGGAACCTGGGGTAG
- a CDS encoding phosphatase PAP2 family protein, which produces MALFRVTPTSGDRYIAEEVASHARPAPEGVAEALTWGADEHLLLGCAAVAWLVATARRSPLEPAAKHLLIVAATTAAVPHVLKLVFDQQRPDRRIARSRLHGIPRSGDSMDAFPSGHALHMGALASAASVLPKRYKWPVWGLALGLSGTRVAILAHWLSDVAAGFVMGIGLERAIRCFTGYPDARLRKLISDEKKP; this is translated from the coding sequence ATGGCCCTGTTTCGCGTGACACCGACATCCGGCGACCGCTACATCGCCGAAGAGGTCGCCTCGCATGCGCGCCCGGCGCCGGAAGGCGTGGCTGAGGCTCTGACGTGGGGCGCGGACGAGCATCTTCTGCTTGGTTGCGCAGCCGTGGCGTGGCTTGTCGCGACGGCCCGACGTTCGCCGCTAGAGCCTGCCGCCAAACATCTCCTGATTGTCGCCGCCACGACGGCCGCCGTCCCGCACGTTCTCAAACTCGTGTTCGATCAGCAGCGGCCCGATCGTCGGATCGCGCGCAGTCGCCTTCATGGCATCCCTCGTTCGGGTGACAGCATGGATGCCTTCCCTTCCGGCCACGCGCTGCATATGGGCGCGCTGGCGTCAGCGGCGTCGGTGCTACCGAAGCGATATAAATGGCCGGTCTGGGGCCTTGCCTTGGGATTGTCCGGCACGCGCGTCGCCATTCTCGCGCATTGGCTGTCTGACGTTGCCGCCGGCTTTGTCATGGGGATCGGTCTGGAGCGCGCGATCCGCTGCTTCACCGGCTATCCGGATGCGCGCCTGCGCAAGCTGATCTCGGACGAGAAGAAGCCGTGA
- a CDS encoding DUF3147 family protein, producing the protein MSEYLIRFLLGGLFVSLFSIIGDIVRPKSFAGLFGAAPSVALATLGIAWAEHGASYVGVQATAMIWGAIALACYSIVVCQLLMRAQLGALAATLVAMPVWLLVAFEFHAVAG; encoded by the coding sequence GTGAGCGAGTATCTCATTCGCTTTCTGCTCGGCGGGCTGTTCGTCTCGTTGTTCTCTATCATCGGCGACATCGTGCGGCCGAAAAGTTTTGCGGGCCTGTTCGGCGCCGCGCCATCGGTCGCGCTCGCCACGCTCGGCATCGCGTGGGCGGAACACGGCGCGTCCTATGTCGGCGTGCAGGCGACCGCGATGATCTGGGGCGCGATCGCGCTGGCCTGTTACAGCATCGTGGTTTGTCAGTTGCTAATGCGCGCGCAACTCGGCGCGCTGGCGGCGACGCTGGTTGCAATGCCGGTCTGGCTTCTCGTTGCCTTCGAGTTTCATGCCGTTGCGGGGTAG
- a CDS encoding glucose 1-dehydrogenase, with protein sequence MNYPNPPFPSQQQPMPGHTAQMDPVPDHGETTYKGSGRLRGKRTIITGGDSGIGRAVAIAYAREGADVLIAYLEEDDDAEETASLIRKANQSAVLVRGDIQNAKHCRAIVDRAVSEFGGIDILINNAAHQASFKDLEDISDEEWELTFRVNIHAMFYLCKAAVPHMKPGAAIINTASINSDDPNPNLLAYATTKGAIHNFTAGLAQMLAEKGIRVNAVAPGPIWTPLIPSTLPPEAVETFGKNTPMKRAGQPAELATAYVMLADPLSSYVSGTTVAVTGGRPFL encoded by the coding sequence ATGAACTATCCGAACCCGCCCTTTCCGTCGCAACAGCAGCCGATGCCGGGCCACACCGCGCAGATGGACCCGGTTCCGGACCATGGCGAGACGACCTACAAGGGCTCCGGCCGCCTGCGCGGCAAACGCACCATCATCACCGGCGGCGACAGCGGCATCGGCCGCGCGGTAGCCATCGCCTACGCCAGAGAGGGCGCTGACGTCCTGATCGCCTATCTCGAAGAAGACGACGATGCCGAAGAAACCGCTTCGCTGATCCGCAAGGCCAACCAGAGCGCGGTGCTGGTGCGCGGCGACATTCAGAACGCCAAACATTGCCGGGCGATCGTCGATCGCGCCGTGTCGGAATTCGGCGGGATCGACATCCTCATTAACAATGCCGCACATCAGGCGTCGTTCAAGGACCTTGAGGACATCAGCGACGAGGAATGGGAGCTGACGTTCCGCGTCAACATCCACGCGATGTTCTATCTGTGCAAGGCCGCCGTGCCGCACATGAAGCCGGGCGCGGCGATCATCAACACCGCCTCGATCAATTCCGACGATCCAAATCCGAACCTGCTCGCCTACGCGACGACGAAGGGCGCCATTCACAATTTCACGGCAGGGCTTGCGCAGATGCTGGCGGAGAAAGGCATCCGGGTGAACGCGGTTGCGCCCGGCCCGATCTGGACGCCGCTGATCCCTTCCACTCTGCCGCCCGAGGCGGTGGAGACATTCGGCAAGAACACCCCGATGAAGCGCGCAGGGCAGCCGGCAGAGCTTGCGACGGCTTACGTCATGCTCGCCGATCCGCTCTCCAGCTACGTTTCAGGCACCACGGTCGCCGTCACCGGCGGCCGGCCTTTCCTTTGA
- a CDS encoding cysteine hydrolase family protein yields the protein MGALKSPPGPNCVHLCVDMQRLFSVNGPWPAPWMQRVLPAVERLVAHCPERTVFTRFIPPPRPEDACGMWRAYYAKWSNVTREAMDLSLLRLMPELERFAPPAPVIDKPVYSGFATGALHAYLQGKGIDTLIVTGSETDVCVLSTVLGAVDHGYRIIIVKDGLCSSSDEAHDASLKLYARRFQTQIELADAAEVRDVWRP from the coding sequence ATGGGCGCGCTTAAATCCCCACCGGGGCCGAATTGCGTCCATCTCTGCGTCGACATGCAGCGGCTGTTCAGCGTGAACGGGCCATGGCCGGCGCCGTGGATGCAGCGGGTGCTGCCGGCTGTCGAGCGGCTGGTCGCGCACTGCCCGGAGCGCACCGTGTTCACGCGCTTCATTCCGCCTCCGCGCCCTGAGGACGCTTGCGGCATGTGGCGCGCTTACTATGCGAAATGGTCGAACGTGACGCGGGAGGCGATGGACCTCTCGCTTCTCAGGCTGATGCCGGAGCTGGAGCGCTTCGCGCCGCCCGCGCCGGTGATCGACAAGCCGGTTTATTCCGGTTTCGCGACCGGCGCCCTGCACGCCTATCTGCAGGGCAAGGGCATCGACACGCTCATCGTCACCGGATCGGAGACGGACGTGTGCGTGCTCTCCACAGTGCTCGGTGCCGTCGATCATGGCTACCGGATCATCATCGTGAAGGATGGTCTGTGCAGTTCGTCGGACGAAGCGCATGACGCATCGCTGAAGCTCTATGCGCGGCGCTTCCAGACCCAGATCGAACTCGCCGATGCCGCCGAGGTGCGGGACGTCTGGCGGCCATGA
- a CDS encoding low affinity iron permease family protein: MSNKNKREPARNGDMTRVFAEIANWTSQAAGRASTFILAALVVFIWAMSGPIFHYSDTWQLVINTGTTIITFLMVFLIQSSQNRDSAAIQVKLDELIRVSAAQNSFVGIEHLTDAELEEIRIKCETRAEVEKAGERTVEETAVKAEIASERAI; this comes from the coding sequence ATGAGCAACAAGAACAAGCGCGAGCCCGCCCGGAACGGCGACATGACGCGGGTGTTCGCGGAGATCGCGAACTGGACTTCGCAGGCTGCGGGCCGGGCCTCGACCTTCATTCTGGCGGCGCTGGTGGTGTTCATCTGGGCGATGTCGGGACCGATCTTCCATTATTCCGACACCTGGCAACTCGTGATCAATACCGGCACCACCATCATCACCTTCCTGATGGTGTTCCTCATCCAGAGTTCGCAGAACAGGGACAGCGCGGCGATTCAGGTGAAGCTCGATGAGTTGATCCGCGTGAGCGCCGCACAGAATTCGTTCGTCGGTATCGAACATCTGACCGACGCCGAACTCGAGGAGATCCGGATCAAGTGCGAGACTCGGGCCGAGGTCGAGAAAGCCGGCGAGCGGACGGTCGAGGAAACCGCCGTGAAGGCAGAGATCGCGAGCGAAAGGGCGATTTAG